Proteins found in one Hevea brasiliensis isolate MT/VB/25A 57/8 chromosome 18, ASM3005281v1, whole genome shotgun sequence genomic segment:
- the LOC110641909 gene encoding PWWP domain-containing protein 3 isoform X2: MKTVENRPKALSASPSLSQEPPKNPTDICGDVHPSGIKANRKFGRIVRGQSLDANERYQDGKNREVSDSKDWEGEENMEDGHEFSVGDFVWGKIKSHPWWPGRIYDPLDASDYAKKVKPRDKILVAYFGDGTFAWCNTSQLKPLGDNFLEMSKQSGSKNFFNAVEKAMDEVGRLVDLKMTCSCVPKENLIGSGRTLAVNAGIKEGLLVPEGGIDKFSTALFEPAEFLAALKGTAQVATVTNMLEFSVLKSWLSAFYRAKGGYKLPSYHEPKPIPGLDDDTRNLMVDSSKYNSGVEGRIQGPVEDWLSTPRHLNHGQTTQSTLHMCQGVSEDGHYQRRKQKSLAEIMEGHADAEAENKDDILAGGGSKSSKASSSAKRTKRKFMGEDMNTEGKKEVMDVNKGVRLDKPTSSSGGKKRKVSDDDGVKGKNEMEDVAKERSNLGKPSSRGKKRKGSGEADVSSSSSIDVFFEPPVAANNKVGSLESDGSGVKKASMKSPLSRGRKKKGSSNIEDDDGGGRNEETRENTVSAEKKLDGGPDDNGKAKEQIKKGSFSRERKRSKYLSPPYTNLDKAQKKKETVEESPKVSSEARLGEQVTKAAGHHIVSPPILKFSGEIFQKKPSKEFGSGLEASNNSGPQTPRQEQNNVDLMIVKVPASEVLSKIRFAALSPQHLKDTNSLDTVGKFFSAFRSSIHCNGSDNDMYIEHHPGKKRKSQKSDTVPLVKEQNQSDHSSSERKSQRTNTKKSEEAKLDEPKGKQAVSAQEMKAKDKESEGQATGAALFVTFGPGSSLPSKNDLLKIYGKFGALNKDETEMFYTNYCARIVFLKSPDAEEAFNYSQLSSPFGSASVTFRLHYLSAETKTRQLKELSSSKPSSLAKEGTTTVDMPSVLQSSGNDVSQLNFIKQKLEMITSLLETSEGKISRDLKSKLECEMKVLLEKVSTMVSSS, encoded by the exons ATGAAAACGGTTGAAAACCGACCAAAAGCCCTTTCTGCAAGTCCGTCTCTTAGTCAAGAGCCACCTAAGAATCCTACAG ATATCTGTGGAGATGTTCATCCAAGTGGCATTAAAGCAAACAGGAAATTTGGCAGGATTGTGCGAGGGCAATCTTTGGATGCAAATGAAAGGTACCAAGATGGGAAGAATAGAGAAGTGAGTGATAGCAAGGATTGGGAAGGGGAAGAGAATATGGAAGATGGACATGAATTTAGTGTTGGTGATTTTGTTTGGGGCAAGATTAAGAGTCATCCTTGGTGGCCAGGACGGATTTATGATCCATTGGATGCATCTGATTATGCCAAAAAAGTTAAACCACGGGATAAGATTCTTGTGGCTTACTTTGGAGATGGGACATTTGCTTGGTGCAATACATCTCAGTTGAAGCCTTTAGGTGATAATTTTTTGGAGATGTCAAAGCAGAGTGGCTCAAAAAACTTTTTCAATGCAGTAGAGAAGGCCATGGATGAGGTTGGTAGACTTGTGGACTTGAAGATGACTTGCTCATGTGTGCCAAAAGAGAATTTGATTGGATCTGGTAGAACATTAGCTGTGAATGCTGGAATTAAGGAAGGACTTCTAGTGCCTGAAGGTGGAATTGATAAGTTTTCAACTGCTTTATTTGAACCAGCAGAATTTCTTGCTGCATTAAAGGGTACCGCACAGGTTGCTACCGTTACTAACATGCTAGAGTTCTCAGTATTAAAGAGCTGGTTATCAGCTTTTTATCGTGCAAAAGGAGGCTACAAGTTGCCTTCTTATCATGAACCAAAGCCAATTCCAGGCCTTGATGATGACACCAGAAATTTGATGGTTGACTCAAGTAAATACAATAGTGGAGTGGAAGGGAGAATTCAGGGTCCAGTTGAAGATTGGCTTTCCACGCCAAGACACCTCAATCATGGCCAAACCACTCAAAGTACATTGCACATGTGCCAAGGGGTTTCGGAGGATGGACACTATCAGAGAAGGAAGCAGAAAAGCCTTGCTGAAATTATGGAAGGGCATGCTGATGCTGAGGCTGAGAATAAGGATGATATTTTGGCAGGAGGGGGATCAAAGTCGAGCAAAGCTTCATCTTCAGCCAAGAGAACGAAGAGGAAGTTCATGGGAGAAGACATGAATACTGAGGGTAAAAAGGAGGTAATGGATGTGAATAAAGGAGTAAGATTGGACAAACCTACATCTTCATCTGGAGGGAAGAAGAGGAAAGTAAGTGATGACGATGGTGTTAAGGGAAAAAATGAGATGGAAGATGTGGCTAAAGAAAGATCAAACTTGGGCAAACCTTCATCTAGAGGAAAGAAGAGGAAAGGCAGTGGTGAAGCTGATGTTAGTAGTAGTAGCAGCATTGATGTGTTTTTTGAACCTCCTGTAGCAGCAAATAACAAAGTCGGCAGTCTTGAATCTGATGGTAGTGGGGTGAAGAAAGCAAGTATGAAGAGCCCTTTGTCAAgaggaaggaagaagaagggaagtTCCAATATTGAAGATGATGATGGTGGGGGCAGAAATGAAGAAACAAGGGAGAACACTGTGTCTGCAGAAAAGAAGCTGGATGGTGGTCCAGATGACAATGGTAAGGCTAAAGAACAAATTAAGAAGGGTTCTTTTTCTAGGGAAAGGAAAAGGAGCAAGTATCTGTCCCCTCCGTACACAAATCTTGAtaaagcacaaaagaagaaagaaaCAGTGGAAGAGTCCCCCAAAGTTTCCAGTGAGGCTCGATTAGGGGAACAAGTGACTAAAGCTGCTGGCCACCATATTGTGTCTCCTCCTATTTTGAAGTTCAGTGGTGAAATATTTCAGAAGAAACCCTCTAAAGAATTCGGATCAGGGCTTGAGGCATCTAACAATTCAGGTCCTCAAACACCAAGACAAGAACAGAACAACGTTGATCTGATGATAGTTAAGGTACCTGCTAGTGAAGTTCTATCCAAAATACGGTTTGCGGCTCTCAGTCCACAGCATCTGAAGGACACCAACTCACTTGATACGGTTGGGAAATTTTTTTCGGCATTCAGAAGTTCAATCCATTGCAATGGGTCTGATAATGATATGTACATTGAACATCATCCAGGAAAAAAGAGGAAGTCCCAAAAATCTGATACTGTGCCACTGGTAAAGGAGCAAAATCAGTCTGACCACAGTTCATCTGAACGTAAATCCCAGAGGACAAACACCAAAAAGAGTGAAGAAGCAAAATTGGATGAACCTAAAGGAAAACAAGCTGTCAGTGCACAAGAAATGAAGGCAAAGGATAAGGAATCTGAAGGCCAAGCTACAGGCGCTGCCCTTTTTGTGACATTTGGTCCAGGATCTTCTTTGCCTTCAAAGAACGATCTCCTTAAAATATATGGAAAATTCGGGGCTTTGAACAAAGATGAAACTGAGATGTTCTACACTAATTACTGTGCAAGGATAGTCTTCTTAAAAAGTCCTGATGCAGAAGAAGCATTTAATTATTCTCAACTTTCCAGTCCTTTTGGATCAGCCAGTGTGACTTTCCGGCTTCATTATCTGTCTGCTGAAACCAAGACCCGGCAACTCAAAGAGTTATCAAGTTCAAAGCCTTCTTCCCTGGCCAAGGAGGGAACAACGACAGTGGACATGCCATCCGTGTTGCAATCTTCTGGCAATGATGTATCACAATTGAACTTTATAAAGCAGAAGCTTGAGATGATAACATCATTGCTGGAGACATCAGAGGGAAAAATATCCCGAGATCTGAAATCCAAGTTAGAATGCGAAATGAAAGTGCTCTTGGAGAAGGTAAGCACAATGGTCAGTTCATCTTAG
- the LOC131175862 gene encoding uncharacterized protein LOC131175862: protein MKAKQEGQIQGLLLNRHSPIITNAVFADDTLLFGRASRHEASKLKEIISSYTEATGQRVNFLKSSIYFSKKTPVVLRQLNSLVFNFWWGRKDKEKKLQLISWKDATNRKDKGGMGFKDFKLFNLASSPFLQKAKLLGLEKPSERKKYVEGRHQHNVGDGRDTLIWYDPWVPHVQDFKVQRPSHCPLDINHGFDLIDHDNLQWKNELVVHYLKKRFGAYSVRSGYRFLLDKANQSIIHSPSNSLSIPQHIWKKLWNLPLQPKIKVFVWKALLNALPVKGNLAHRGIPINSTCPICNEETKSIEHIMFWCSHARATWFSSCCNYKPDAIGFNSFTQWWIAITQAFSIDDDSLCLIAIVCWIIRKQRNMAVF from the exons ATGAAAGCTAAGCAGGAAGGGCAAATCCAAGGCCTTCTTTTGAACAGACATTCTCCTATCATAACTAATGCTGTATTTGCAGATGATACTCTTCTTTTTGGGAGGGCTAGCCGTCATGAGGCTTCAAAACTTAAAGAGATCATATCTAGTTACACAGAAGCTACTGGACAAAGGGTAAACTTCCTAAAATCAAGCATTTATTTCAGCAAGAAAACTCCTGTGGTTTTAAG GCAACTTAATAGCTTGGTTTTTAATTTTTGGTGGGGAAGAAAGGATAAGGAGAAAAAGTTACAATTGATAAGTTGGAAGGATGCTACGAACAGAAAAGATAAAGGAGGCATGGGGTTTAAGGACTTCAAGCTCTTTAATCTGGCTT CAAGCCCCTTCCTCCAAAAAGCAAAGCTCTTGGGTTTGGAAAAGCCTTCTGAAAGGAAGAAATATGTTGAAGGCAGGCATCAACACAATGTAGGCGATGGAAGGGATACTCTCATTTGGTATGATCCTTGGGTCCCTCATGTGCAGGATTTCAAAGTCCAACGGCCCTCTCATTGTCCTTTAGATATTAATCATGGCTTTGATTTAATTGATCATGACAATCTGCAATGGAAGAATGAATTAGTGGTTCATTATTTGAAGAAGAG GTTTGGAGCATACTCAGTTCGATCAGGCTATCGCTTTTTACTAGACAAGGCCAATCAATCTATTATTCATAGCCCCAGCAACTCACTTTCCATTCCACAGCATATTTGGAAGAAGTTATGGAATCTCCCTCTGCAGCCTAAGATAAAAGTTTTTGTGTGGAAAGCTTTGCTAAATGCTTTGCCAGTGAAAGGAAATTTGGCTCACAGAGGTATCCCTATTAATTCCACTTGTCCTATATGCAATGAAGAAACTAAATCTATAGAGCATATAATGTTTTGGTGTAGTCATGCAAGGGCCACGTGGTTTTCTAGCTGTTGTAACTATAAGCCAGATGCAATTGGTTTTAATTCTTTCACTCAATGGTGGATTGCTATCACTCAAGCCTTTAGTATTGATGATGATTCTCTATGTCTCATAGCTATTGTTTGTTGGATAATTCGGAAGCAGAGAAATATGGCAGTTTTTTAG
- the LOC110641895 gene encoding cinnamoyl-CoA reductase-like SNL6: MGFIESEERRLMEMEELKRLVACAGLSHRKDHEDFQGSRFSSTDFDVDDDGAQKLVCVTSGVSFLGLAIVNCLLRRGYSVRIIIHSEEEMEKLRELEVSGEMRTINNSIKAVVAKITEIESLLKAFEGCRGVFHTAAFTDPAGLSGYTKSMAEIEVKATENVMMACSRTSSVRNCVLTSSLLACVWRDSTTQGLSPAINDESWSDESLCMDKKLWYALGKLRAEKAAWRIAKEKGLKLVTICPGLITGPDFFHRNPTATIAYLKGSQEMFADGLLATVDVMKLAEAHTCLLEAMNKTASGRYIYFDHVVEREDEAEKLAKNMGMPANKICGNASINIAPRLKLSNKKLLTLMSRTVRNCYNQS, encoded by the exons ATGGGTTTTATAGAGTCTGAAGAGAGGAGGCTCATGGAGATGGAGGAATTGAAGCGTTTGGTTGCCTGCGCCGGCCTCAGCCATAGAAAAGACCATGAAGATTTCCAGGGGTCTCGTTTTTCGTCCACAGATTTCGATGTCGACGACGATGGTGCCCAGAAGCTTGTTTGCGTTACTAGCGGTGTTTCCTTTCTTGGTCTCGCCATAGTCAACTGCCTTCTACGCCGTGGCTACTCCGTCAGAATCATCATCCATAGTGAAG AGGAGATGGAGAAGTTGAGGGAGCTGGAAGTGTCAGGAGAGATGAGGACAATCAATAACAGCATTAAAGCAGTAGTGGCCAAAATAACAGAAATTGAAAGCTTGTTGAAAGCATTTGAGGGTTGTCGTGGCGTCTTCCACACCGCTGCATTTACCGACCCTGCTGGCCTTTCTGGCTATACT AAATCCATGGCTGAAATAGAAGTGAAAGCCACTGAGAATGTAATGATGGCATGTTCAAGAACATCCTCAGTAAGGAATTGTGTGCTCACATCTTCACTCCTGGCCTGTGTATGGCGAGATTCCACAACACAAGGCCTCTCCCCTGCAATTAACGATGAGTCCTGGAGTGATGAATCACTTTGTATGGACAAGAAG CTCTGGTATGCCTTGGGTAAACTGAGAGCAGAGAAGGCTGCATGGAGAATAGCAAAGGAGAAAGGTTTAAAATTGGTCACCATCTGCCCAGGCCTCATCACAGGCCCAGACTTCTTTCATAGAAATCCAACAGCAACAATTGCATATCTAAAAG GATCTCAAGAAATGTTCGCAGATGGCCTGCTGGCAACTGTTGATGTTATGAAACTAGCAGAGGCACATACTTGCTTGTTGGAGGCCATGAACAAGACAGCATCTGGCAGGTACATTTACTTTGATCATGTCGTTGAGAGAGAAGATGAAGCAGAAAAATTGGCAAAAAATATGGGAATGCCTGCAAACAAGATATGTGGAAATGCATCCATCAACATTGCACCTCGATTGAAGTTATCAAATAAAAAGCTTTTAACCCTCATGTCAAGAACAGTTCGCAATTGTTATAATCAAAGTTAA
- the LOC110641909 gene encoding PWWP domain-containing protein 3 isoform X1 — protein MKTVENRPKALSASPSLSQEPPKNPTGIKLSKDASKNPPVKSNRENGVRVSIIGKEGFGSSDLVATEVSVEREFGGRYTVDLGGNEGSLDDSEINGASSLLKMHESKSLRGLGSVLDVIDKTGKRGFESVDGISLVADICGDVHPSGIKANRKFGRIVRGQSLDANERYQDGKNREVSDSKDWEGEENMEDGHEFSVGDFVWGKIKSHPWWPGRIYDPLDASDYAKKVKPRDKILVAYFGDGTFAWCNTSQLKPLGDNFLEMSKQSGSKNFFNAVEKAMDEVGRLVDLKMTCSCVPKENLIGSGRTLAVNAGIKEGLLVPEGGIDKFSTALFEPAEFLAALKGTAQVATVTNMLEFSVLKSWLSAFYRAKGGYKLPSYHEPKPIPGLDDDTRNLMVDSSKYNSGVEGRIQGPVEDWLSTPRHLNHGQTTQSTLHMCQGVSEDGHYQRRKQKSLAEIMEGHADAEAENKDDILAGGGSKSSKASSSAKRTKRKFMGEDMNTEGKKEVMDVNKGVRLDKPTSSSGGKKRKVSDDDGVKGKNEMEDVAKERSNLGKPSSRGKKRKGSGEADVSSSSSIDVFFEPPVAANNKVGSLESDGSGVKKASMKSPLSRGRKKKGSSNIEDDDGGGRNEETRENTVSAEKKLDGGPDDNGKAKEQIKKGSFSRERKRSKYLSPPYTNLDKAQKKKETVEESPKVSSEARLGEQVTKAAGHHIVSPPILKFSGEIFQKKPSKEFGSGLEASNNSGPQTPRQEQNNVDLMIVKVPASEVLSKIRFAALSPQHLKDTNSLDTVGKFFSAFRSSIHCNGSDNDMYIEHHPGKKRKSQKSDTVPLVKEQNQSDHSSSERKSQRTNTKKSEEAKLDEPKGKQAVSAQEMKAKDKESEGQATGAALFVTFGPGSSLPSKNDLLKIYGKFGALNKDETEMFYTNYCARIVFLKSPDAEEAFNYSQLSSPFGSASVTFRLHYLSAETKTRQLKELSSSKPSSLAKEGTTTVDMPSVLQSSGNDVSQLNFIKQKLEMITSLLETSEGKISRDLKSKLECEMKVLLEKVSTMVSSS, from the coding sequence ATGAAAACGGTTGAAAACCGACCAAAAGCCCTTTCTGCAAGTCCGTCTCTTAGTCAAGAGCCACCTAAGAATCCTACAGGTATCAAACTCTCTAAAGATGCCTCCAAAAATCCTCCAGTTAAAAGTAATAGAGAAAATGGAGTTAGGGTTTCTATAATTGGGAAGGAAGGTTTCGGCAGTAGTGATTTGGTTGCAACTGAAGTTTCAGTTGAGAGGGAGTTTGGGGGCCGATATACTGTTGATTTGGGTGGTAATGAAGGGAGTCTTGATGATTCTGAGATAAATGGAGCGTCTTCTTTGTTAAAAATGCATGAAAGTAAAAGTTTACGGGGGCTAGGCTCTGTTTTAGATGTTATTGATAAGACTGGGAAAAGGGGTTTTGAAAGTGTTGACGGCATTTCTCTTGTTGCAGATATCTGTGGAGATGTTCATCCAAGTGGCATTAAAGCAAACAGGAAATTTGGCAGGATTGTGCGAGGGCAATCTTTGGATGCAAATGAAAGGTACCAAGATGGGAAGAATAGAGAAGTGAGTGATAGCAAGGATTGGGAAGGGGAAGAGAATATGGAAGATGGACATGAATTTAGTGTTGGTGATTTTGTTTGGGGCAAGATTAAGAGTCATCCTTGGTGGCCAGGACGGATTTATGATCCATTGGATGCATCTGATTATGCCAAAAAAGTTAAACCACGGGATAAGATTCTTGTGGCTTACTTTGGAGATGGGACATTTGCTTGGTGCAATACATCTCAGTTGAAGCCTTTAGGTGATAATTTTTTGGAGATGTCAAAGCAGAGTGGCTCAAAAAACTTTTTCAATGCAGTAGAGAAGGCCATGGATGAGGTTGGTAGACTTGTGGACTTGAAGATGACTTGCTCATGTGTGCCAAAAGAGAATTTGATTGGATCTGGTAGAACATTAGCTGTGAATGCTGGAATTAAGGAAGGACTTCTAGTGCCTGAAGGTGGAATTGATAAGTTTTCAACTGCTTTATTTGAACCAGCAGAATTTCTTGCTGCATTAAAGGGTACCGCACAGGTTGCTACCGTTACTAACATGCTAGAGTTCTCAGTATTAAAGAGCTGGTTATCAGCTTTTTATCGTGCAAAAGGAGGCTACAAGTTGCCTTCTTATCATGAACCAAAGCCAATTCCAGGCCTTGATGATGACACCAGAAATTTGATGGTTGACTCAAGTAAATACAATAGTGGAGTGGAAGGGAGAATTCAGGGTCCAGTTGAAGATTGGCTTTCCACGCCAAGACACCTCAATCATGGCCAAACCACTCAAAGTACATTGCACATGTGCCAAGGGGTTTCGGAGGATGGACACTATCAGAGAAGGAAGCAGAAAAGCCTTGCTGAAATTATGGAAGGGCATGCTGATGCTGAGGCTGAGAATAAGGATGATATTTTGGCAGGAGGGGGATCAAAGTCGAGCAAAGCTTCATCTTCAGCCAAGAGAACGAAGAGGAAGTTCATGGGAGAAGACATGAATACTGAGGGTAAAAAGGAGGTAATGGATGTGAATAAAGGAGTAAGATTGGACAAACCTACATCTTCATCTGGAGGGAAGAAGAGGAAAGTAAGTGATGACGATGGTGTTAAGGGAAAAAATGAGATGGAAGATGTGGCTAAAGAAAGATCAAACTTGGGCAAACCTTCATCTAGAGGAAAGAAGAGGAAAGGCAGTGGTGAAGCTGATGTTAGTAGTAGTAGCAGCATTGATGTGTTTTTTGAACCTCCTGTAGCAGCAAATAACAAAGTCGGCAGTCTTGAATCTGATGGTAGTGGGGTGAAGAAAGCAAGTATGAAGAGCCCTTTGTCAAgaggaaggaagaagaagggaagtTCCAATATTGAAGATGATGATGGTGGGGGCAGAAATGAAGAAACAAGGGAGAACACTGTGTCTGCAGAAAAGAAGCTGGATGGTGGTCCAGATGACAATGGTAAGGCTAAAGAACAAATTAAGAAGGGTTCTTTTTCTAGGGAAAGGAAAAGGAGCAAGTATCTGTCCCCTCCGTACACAAATCTTGAtaaagcacaaaagaagaaagaaaCAGTGGAAGAGTCCCCCAAAGTTTCCAGTGAGGCTCGATTAGGGGAACAAGTGACTAAAGCTGCTGGCCACCATATTGTGTCTCCTCCTATTTTGAAGTTCAGTGGTGAAATATTTCAGAAGAAACCCTCTAAAGAATTCGGATCAGGGCTTGAGGCATCTAACAATTCAGGTCCTCAAACACCAAGACAAGAACAGAACAACGTTGATCTGATGATAGTTAAGGTACCTGCTAGTGAAGTTCTATCCAAAATACGGTTTGCGGCTCTCAGTCCACAGCATCTGAAGGACACCAACTCACTTGATACGGTTGGGAAATTTTTTTCGGCATTCAGAAGTTCAATCCATTGCAATGGGTCTGATAATGATATGTACATTGAACATCATCCAGGAAAAAAGAGGAAGTCCCAAAAATCTGATACTGTGCCACTGGTAAAGGAGCAAAATCAGTCTGACCACAGTTCATCTGAACGTAAATCCCAGAGGACAAACACCAAAAAGAGTGAAGAAGCAAAATTGGATGAACCTAAAGGAAAACAAGCTGTCAGTGCACAAGAAATGAAGGCAAAGGATAAGGAATCTGAAGGCCAAGCTACAGGCGCTGCCCTTTTTGTGACATTTGGTCCAGGATCTTCTTTGCCTTCAAAGAACGATCTCCTTAAAATATATGGAAAATTCGGGGCTTTGAACAAAGATGAAACTGAGATGTTCTACACTAATTACTGTGCAAGGATAGTCTTCTTAAAAAGTCCTGATGCAGAAGAAGCATTTAATTATTCTCAACTTTCCAGTCCTTTTGGATCAGCCAGTGTGACTTTCCGGCTTCATTATCTGTCTGCTGAAACCAAGACCCGGCAACTCAAAGAGTTATCAAGTTCAAAGCCTTCTTCCCTGGCCAAGGAGGGAACAACGACAGTGGACATGCCATCCGTGTTGCAATCTTCTGGCAATGATGTATCACAATTGAACTTTATAAAGCAGAAGCTTGAGATGATAACATCATTGCTGGAGACATCAGAGGGAAAAATATCCCGAGATCTGAAATCCAAGTTAGAATGCGAAATGAAAGTGCTCTTGGAGAAGGTAAGCACAATGGTCAGTTCATCTTAG